The sequence below is a genomic window from Lolium perenne isolate Kyuss_39 chromosome 7, Kyuss_2.0, whole genome shotgun sequence.
TGGTTCAGCTTAATAATGTACAGGAGCAAAGTCGTCACACGGTGTTCCACTTGATCTCGACGTGCAACTTCCCGTTCCTGGAGTTGATGAGGTGGTACTTCTCGTTGATCCGCCCGTTGTTCACCACGTCCACCAGGTTGATGTTCACGTGCCCCAGCGACTCCTGAaacaaaaccaaaaaaaaaaacagccgTTGGCGTCAGGGAGGGAACGATGGATGGCCGCCGAGCGCAGAACCTTCGCGAAACCTGACGGTGGCCAAGCGTTTGACCTTGTTGTGGAAGGGGAGGAGCCCCCGGCGTCTACTCCGGACTTGGATGTGAATCTTTTCGTCCACGGGGGCCTCGTCCACCACAAACTGGAACTCCTCGTTCCATCTTGGGTCCCTCGCCTTCCTGATCACCTGCAGGGGGTACACACATAGACGTGGATCGGTAGCTGGTCATGATCTGTGGGTTTCGGTAGATGCACCGCGAAACGATTAGGTTGCCGTGTCAAAATATCAGAAGAAGCAAAATTTTCTGTTCAGGTTTGTGGACAGACAAGTTGCCACTAGCACTGCGGTGCATTTTCTCACTTAACTGTCAAATGTCAACAGTTGGCAGCAGTAGCAGGGCGAGTTCCTGGACTTTTTATTTTCCATGACAGTGAACTTATCCTACAACCTGCTGTCGAGTCTGAACGCGAATACTTCTGAATTCAGACCTGGTTGACATATCTGTGGTCTTATCTGCGACTTGACAGTTCAGCGATTCAGAACTGTCAGCACTCAGCAGCCTAGGACTTGTCAGCCAAGTTTTCGCTTGCAGAATTCATCAAGACAGAGATCTGGCTAAGAAATTTGGCAGCCTCCATCTCTAAAAAAATGACAATACAGCTTCTGCAAGTTAATATGCAGACATGCTAGCAGTCCCAAGAATTGGCGTACTACTTACTTTCAGCTGTTACTATATTCTGGCTAGATGAGTTAAGCTGTCACTACATTCTGGCTATATGAACTAAGTTGTCACTATTTTCTGGCTATATGAATTAAGCTGTCACTTTCTGTTTAAGAGCTGCAACTATTACCATCCTTGGTAAAAAAAAATACTACTAATCATAATGGTACATAGTTGCTCTAGGAAGAAAATGATATAATAAATCACCTAACTAATAAAATAGCAAGTATCGCGTGGTACACGTGATAAGTtactttcaaacaaacaaaaaaaaatagcaAGTAACTAATATGATGGCAAGTACGACAGATAAAACACAATTGATATTTTAAGAGGATAAAATTGTCATCGTAAGATAGCATTTTGTCTAAATTGGAACAACAATATCACTATGTAAAATATGGTCAAACTTAAGAAGCAGCTTTGCTAGGTTTGGTAATGGAGATTAAAAAGATCATGGGAGTAACGGGATTAAAACTAACCTTAGTTTCCTTCTTCTCTCCCCTAAAAAGAACCACGGCATATGGATTAGTGTGACGCTTCCCTTCAACATCTTCTGCATTTTCTACTGAAACTAACAGCACCCCACCACCAGGTGGGACATCCCTTTTTATACTGATATTGCCTTCACCATCTGAATTCACAGCACTCATGCTGTTGTCATCTCTAAAAGGATCAAATGTCAATTCCACGACTAGCTTTCCTCTATTCTTCTTGTTTTGCTGATCATTTGGGTTCATGCTTTTGAGAAGGTCCAGTGTGAACAACTTGCTCTCATAAGGAGTAAGCGAGCGGAGGGGAATTAGTTGCACGCCCATTTTATCATGCATTTTGAGCTGCACATAGAGCACAACTGGTTGGTCTCTGATGTATCCAGCAAATTTCGGAAGCAGGAAAAACACATTTTTTTCAAAAATGACAAGATACCTTGTCTTTAGCTTATAGTATGAGTGTTTAAGAAATAGTAAAAAAATGACAGAAGGTAATTAAGTTGCGTACAGCATGCTAAACCTTTTCCCAATCAAACATCTGGAGCTCAAGGACTTGCGTTTCGGGATCCTTGACAACAAGCCTGAAATGTTCATTCCATTCAGGATTCAGGTTGCTCATCTTAATAGAGGTTTTCTTTGAGGGCAGTCTCTCTCCACTCAGCCGGAGTTTGACATAGGGGTCAGATTTTCCAAGCAAGTCCATCTTGGGAAGATTCATGGCACGAATTACCTTCACGTGTAATATCCCAACTGGTTTCTTTGTAGCTCCACTGCAGCATGATTCATAATTTTGTATCAATAACTATTTCTCAAGTCTAAATTAAACCAGATTAAATCAATAATAAAGAATAAGTATTTGCTTCAGCTGTGAGAAACCGTGCATGTCGCATTTTAGCAAAATAATTTTCTTTCATCAAGCCATACACCAATCTATCTTATAATTAGTTAATAACCCCACTATTTCTTTCCATGAATAAAGGTAAGTGATCTATCTATTTACACCAGAGCGTATATAGTTACCGCATCATTTCTTTCCATGAGTAAAGGTAAGTACTATCTGTTTGCCTCCAATGCGGTTACACCAGACCGTATATAGTTACCGCATCATTTCTTTCCATGAGTAAAGGTAAGTACTATCTGTTTGCCTCCAATGCGGAGCACCCTCTTCTTCACTAACAGCGCTGGGCAAATGAGCTGGTGAAAGGTTGAATGAATGGTTCCTGCCGTAATTCCTACATTATTTTGTCACTCTCAAAGATCTAACGCCCACAACTCATATCGAGCGAACTGTCTCAAGACGTTCTGAACAAAGCTCATTACCTAAGACCCCTTCGGCATTTCTTTCGAAAACCTTTTCTTTTCAAGCCAAGACCCAAGAATCCCCTCTGGATATTATCTTATTTCCAAATTGCTGATGTGGGTGGTACATATTGACATCATATATGATTGTAACTGAAGATAACAAACTACTCAAGGGGGCCTAAATTCATGTTTATCTTGTCATGGAAACAAAATACTGGTATATTGCACATTTTCTTTGACTTCATATTAGCGGAAGGATATTCAACTTGATATATATAACTTAAGTGATGGCAGATACTTGTTTGGATAACGTTAGAGAATATTACCTTGCCCCATCTAAAATAGGAATTTCTATGACCTTAGGCCAATGATAGAGAATTGCAATTTGCTTTGCTATTTGATCCTgcaaaatagaagaaaaaaaaagtagCTAAGTCCAGAAAGAGCCAGGTATATGGATTACCAACAGTTATCAGGCGGTAATTACAAAATCATCCGAGTACATTTATATTCAATT
It includes:
- the LOC127312309 gene encoding synaptotagmin-3 isoform X1, with the protein product MGLVGGILGFVVGLPIGLAAAYLVYLRFFAPRRRLQDPIIRPLRDLDSETLQKMMPDVPLWVKCPDYERVDWMNKFIFDMWPFLDKAICKIIRSVAKPICDQYVGKYGIESIEFGNLTLGSLPPTLQGIKVYEMREKELVIEPVIRWASIANVTMNVKVHSFELSAQLLDLHTMLTPRVTLKPLVPSFPCFSNLCVSLVEKPHVDFGFKLLGGDVMAIPGLYRFVQDQIAKQIAILYHWPKVIEIPILDGASGATKKPVGILHVKVIRAMNLPKMDLLGKSDPYVKLRLSGERLPSKKTSIKMSNLNPEWNEHFRLVVKDPETQVLELQMFDWEKLKMHDKMGVQLIPLRSLTPYESKLFTLDLLKSMNPNDQQNKKNRGKLVVELTFDPFRDDNSMSAVNSDGEGNISIKRDVPPGGGVLLVSVENAEDVEGKRHTNPYAVVLFRGEKKETKVIRKARDPRWNEEFQFVVDEAPVDEKIHIQVRSRRRGLLPFHNKESLGHVNINLVDVVNNGRINEKYHLINSRNGKLHVEIKWNTV
- the LOC127312309 gene encoding synaptotagmin-3 isoform X2, which translates into the protein MMPDVPLWVKCPDYERVDWMNKFIFDMWPFLDKAICKIIRSVAKPICDQYVGKYGIESIEFGNLTLGSLPPTLQGIKVYEMREKELVIEPVIRWASIANVTMNVKVHSFELSAQLLDLHTMLTPRVTLKPLVPSFPCFSNLCVSLVEKPHVDFGFKLLGGDVMAIPGLYRFVQDQIAKQIAILYHWPKVIEIPILDGASGATKKPVGILHVKVIRAMNLPKMDLLGKSDPYVKLRLSGERLPSKKTSIKMSNLNPEWNEHFRLVVKDPETQVLELQMFDWEKLKMHDKMGVQLIPLRSLTPYESKLFTLDLLKSMNPNDQQNKKNRGKLVVELTFDPFRDDNSMSAVNSDGEGNISIKRDVPPGGGVLLVSVENAEDVEGKRHTNPYAVVLFRGEKKETKVIRKARDPRWNEEFQFVVDEAPVDEKIHIQVRSRRRGLLPFHNKESLGHVNINLVDVVNNGRINEKYHLINSRNGKLHVEIKWNTV